GCAATGTCATAATATATGATGGCATACTAAGTGACATAATTCTGATTTAACATACATTCTACTTTTCTTTGAATTTTAATTACTTTTAATGACTCATGGACAATCTTTTCAATCCTTTGAATTTTAATTACTTTTACAAATAAAAAGTAATAATATCATTACTATTTACTGAGCTCTTTTCTACATGATTGCTAAAAGGAGGGCATAAATAAAGACATTGTTCCCATTGCTGGATGGTTAAAGTGTGAGACTTACTTGTTTGCAATATTAAATATAGATTTGGGTTCCCATTTCCTGAATAGTTGAGTGATGTTATTCTTATCTAACATACATTCAACTTCTCTTAATGACTCATGGACAATCAGTTCAATCCTTTGACTTCTAttttaacatgtaatattattctctGTAGCATTTGGCCTCTCTTGAAGTAAGATAATGCGGGGACCTTCTTGATTAAAATATCACATCATGATGTGTCAATGCAAcagagaaatactccctccgttcctaaatataagtctttctagacatttcaaatggactacaccatacagatgtatgtacacatattttagagtgtagattcactcattttgcttcgtatgtggtcACTTGTtgtaatctctaaaaagacttatatttgggaacagagggagtaatagtTTGGATAATAAATGGAATTCATAGCTGCAGTATCACAATTCACAAAAAAACAAGAATATTAGATTGACAAACAATTGTTCTGCTTACCTGCCATTCCTTCACGGAACCACTGCGGCAATGGTCCATCTACCGGGGATTTCTCTTGTGGATTCATATTGTTTCCAGGCAGTGATAGATGACGAGCTATGGCTGTACTAGTCTCTTTGTGATCTATACCTGACTGGTCACGGTTGTGTTGTGAAGTCCCATGTGCTACCGCTTTCTCGCTTGCAAGCACAGAATGAATAATCAGATTGCCATTGATCTTGACATGCTTTCCATTCCTTGGCACATACAACAAAGCAGGCAGGGTCTCACTTGAGTTAAGTGGAGGTTGATGCTTCTGGTCAGCACTGCCATCAGTCCCAATCATCATTCCAGAAGCAACACCAGTCATGTCACTATTGTTCAAACCCCCTTTAGGTGCTTGACCATGGTTATTGACATTCACTACCCTATCATGAGGCTGACCAAAATTCCTAAACATTGCATTGTCACTCCCCCCACTCAATCCAAAATTGTGATTGAACCCTGGAACAAAAGCGCCAAATACGAGCATAACAAGCATCAAACCGAGAAGGCTAACACTTGCCACcttcttggtcttggtcttggacTTACTCTTGCTCTCCGCGGCCTTCTTGTTCTCTGGTTTCTTTGTAGCCTTGGTTGCGGTCACCTGCTGCTGCGGCTTTAGCCGAGGAATTGGTACAAGAGGGACATGGGAACCATGAGGCCGCATGGCATACCCGGGCACCCAAGGGAAATGCATGCCGGGCACTGCTCCCGGTGGATACATCCCAGGTGGTGGACAATTCCCGCCGCCGCTGCCGAGTTGCTGCCGCAGTGTTGCATTCTCGGCCACAATGAAGGAGATCTTGGAATTGAGGTCGTTTATGACCGAGTTCATTGACttgaccttctcctccagctcctcGACGTAGCGCTTCTTCCTCTGCCGAGACAGCTGCGCGCTCTCCCGGTTCCGTATcagccgcgccgcccgcctcgTGTCCTCCCCCTCGCCGCCGGCGCCTCCCTCGTCGGAGTCCACGGCGGGCCGCGACGCCGACGCGGAAGGGGAGACCTCGCCGTCCCCGGATCGGCGGCACTTAGCCGCCTCCGAGCTTGGGGCGGGGCTCGCCGGCTTCCGCTTCAGGCCCCAGCTAGGGGCGGCGGCGCTCCTCCCCTCGTCCGACTCCTCGTGCTTGACCTCGCAGCTGGCGTCGGCGACGGCGGAGCCGGTGCCGGAGGCGGCGGGGGAGGACGAGGAGGCGGTGGGCCCGGATCCGGCGGCGGAGTCGCTGCGCTCGGGGGAgcggaggaggaagtcctcgacgGAGAAATCCGCGGGCAGGTCGAAGTCGAGGTCGTCGCAGTCGCCGCCCGCGCCGAGCCCGATGCCGAAATTCCCGAGCGGCAggctgtcgtcgtcgtcgtccgcgaGGCGGAGGTCCGGGTCGAAGAGGCCGGGCGGGTAGTGGCGGAGGTCGAAGTGGGAGGCGGGGTCGAGGAGGGCCGGCTCCGCCATGGCCGCGTCCCGAGGAGGGGTTCAGTTCAGCCTAGGGTTTTGGGCGGCATCCATGGAGGGACTCCGGAGCGGTGTAGGAATTTGGAATTCGGAAACCCGGGGCGGGGGCTGCGGTGCGGAGTGGACGGAGTCGGGGGTGTTGACGAGCCCGTGCCTCGTGCTCGGGACGTGCGGTGCGGATCCAGTTTCTCCCCCGCCCGTGGAATTCTTCCCCCTTTAGTCCGTGGCGAAAGGGACCCGCTTCGCACCGGGCCCGCGTGTCATCGGGGGTGGAGGGCGTCCCGATCGGTGCGGCTGTGCGGCTGTGTGGCTGCGCGGGGAGTAGCTAGATCTAGGATTGCCGTTCGGGTGGGGTGCTAAAAGCGGTAGTCCGACGTGAGTAACGCCGAAGTTAAGGCGGCCGGGCCGGCGCGCGCTGACGCGTGGGGCCCCGGGCCCGCTATGCCCGGTGCGATGTGTGTGTGGGCGTGGGTGAAGGTGAGTGGGGTGAAAAGTGGTGTGTGGAGGGTTCTGGGTGGGAAGGTTCTGGCTCTGGTTGGTGGGTCAGTGAGTGGTGCAGGGAAATGTGGCTGCTCTGATCTGGATAAGTAATTCTGATGAATGAATGTGCTTTCCTTTTTCCAACAGATTTTACAGAAGCGTCCTCTCGTGTTTGCTTATTTCTCGGACCCGTCCTTTGGAGGCTACTAGGATCAGGACGTGCCCTCATCATCTTTGGTGTGAGCTTTCCGTTGCGTAGAAGCAAGACCAAGAGTAAAGATAAGGATAGCCCAAGCTAGAGCAGAGATGAAATGGAAAGGGTGGTCACGCGCGTCTAGTCTGGCTTTCTGTTTTGTTTCTTTGTTTTGCTGTATCATGTCCAAGTTAGTTCACATGAGAAACAAAGGTCCTGAATTCTGTTGTCGCGCGCCTCTAAGTTTTGGCTATCTTTTTTTGTTGCGAAAAGAATCTATTTCAACATCCGTCATGACAATAAAAGGAACACCAGAAGCGAGGGACTTTGTTGATTCTTGATT
The sequence above is a segment of the Triticum dicoccoides isolate Atlit2015 ecotype Zavitan chromosome 1A, WEW_v2.0, whole genome shotgun sequence genome. Coding sequences within it:
- the LOC119279202 gene encoding bZIP transcription factor 39-like, whose product is MAEPALLDPASHFDLRHYPPGLFDPDLRLADDDDDSLPLGNFGIGLGAGGDCDDLDFDLPADFSVEDFLLRSPERSDSAAGSGPTASSSSPAASGTGSAVADASCEVKHEESDEGRSAAAPSWGLKRKPASPAPSSEAAKCRRSGDGEVSPSASASRPAVDSDEGGAGGEGEDTRRAARLIRNRESAQLSRQRKKRYVEELEEKVKSMNSVINDLNSKISFIVAENATLRQQLGSGGGNCPPPGMYPPGAVPGMHFPWVPGYAMRPHGSHVPLVPIPRLKPQQQVTATKATKKPENKKAAESKSKSKTKTKKVASVSLLGLMLVMLVFGAFVPGFNHNFGLSGGSDNAMFRNFGQPHDRVVNVNNHGQAPKGGLNNSDMTGVASGMMIGTDGSADQKHQPPLNSSETLPALLYVPRNGKHVKINGNLIIHSVLASEKAVAHGTSQHNRDQSGIDHKETSTAIARHLSLPGNNMNPQEKSPVDGPLPQWFREGMAGPILNSGMCSEVFQFDISAATNSGGIIPASPAVNSSSVNATRKVPTPAPAYYGKLKNRRIMYNEAIPLTGKTANNTGPFNRTSESSKLPDKKPASSVVVSVLADPREAGDGDSDPRMTPKSLSRIFVVVLLDGVRYVTYSCTLPFKGASPHLVN